In the Malaclemys terrapin pileata isolate rMalTer1 chromosome 12, rMalTer1.hap1, whole genome shotgun sequence genome, one interval contains:
- the MAPRE1 gene encoding microtubule-associated protein RP/EB family member 1, which produces MAVNVYSTSVTSDNLSRHDMLAWINESLQLNLTKIEHLCSGAAYCQFLDMLFPGSVALKKVKFQAKLEHEYIQNFKILQAGFKRMGVDKIIPVDKLVKGKFQDNFEFVQWFKKFFDANYDGKEYDPVAARQGQETAPAPTLVAPVLNKPKKALSSGSAAPQRPIVTQRTTAAPKTGTGMVKKAPVGIVEDESAELIQQINVLKLTVEDLEKERDFYFGKLRNIELICQENEGESDPVLQRIVEILYATDEGFVIPDEGAPQEEQEEY; this is translated from the exons ATGGCAGTTAATGTGTATTCTACTTCAGTGACCAGTGATAACTTGAGTCGACATGACATGCTTGCCTGGATCAACGAGTCTTTGCAGTTGAACTTGACAAAGATTGAACACCTGTGCTCGG GTGCTGCCTACTGTCAGTTTCTGGACATGCTCTTCCCTGGTTCTGTAGCACTCAAGAAAGTGAAATTTCAAGCAAAGTTGGAACATGAATACATTCAAAACTTCAAGATTCTACAAGCAGGTTTTAAGCGAATGGGTGTTGACAAA ataaTCCCTGTGGACAAATTAGTGAAAGGAAAATTTCAGGACAATTTTGAATTCGTTCAGTGGTTCAAAAAATTTTTTGATGCGAACTATGATGGGAAAGAGTATGACCCTGTTGCAGCTCGACAAGGCCAAGAAACAGCTCCAGCACCCACCCTTGTTGCTCCAGTACTGAACAAACCCAAGAAAGCTCTCAGTTCCGGCAGTGCAG CTCCTCAGAGGCCCATTGTTACTCAGAGAACCACAGCAGCTCCTAAAACTGGCACTGGAATGGTTAAAAAGGCTCCTGTAGGAATAGTAGAGGATGAATCAGCAGAGCTGATCCAGCAG ATCAATGTATTGAAACTTACTGTTGAAGATCTGGAGAAGGAGAGGGACTTCTACTTTGGCAAACTGAGAAATATCGAATTGATCTGCCAAGAGAATGAAGGGGAGAGTGATCCAGTGTTGCAGAGGATTGTGGAAATTCTTTATGCAACAGAT GAAGGCTTTGTGATACCTGACGAAGGAGCACCACAAGAGGAACAAGAAGAGTATTAA